ACATTTGGGAGAACACTTTCACTCAATAAGCAAAACACACTTGCAATTGgcaacacccgcacacacattGCAACACTTAAACGGTAACTGAACACCAATCAGTCATACTAACCTATCTGGATGCACTACCTACTGCAGTTACACAGGACAGACCAGAGCAGCCCGGGTTTACAGTGATCATTTGTTAGTTTGCACCGTGCTGCTCTGCTCTATTTTGCAGTTTTATATCTGCCCCCTTATTCCCCTTTTCTCAATCCGATTGAGGAATTATTTTCGGCTTGGCGTTGGAAATGTGACCGTCGATCACATGTCCTCCTGCCTCTTCTGCAAGCAATGGACGAGGTATGCGGAGACACTGAGCTGGGGTCGATCCATGGTTGGATACGACACGCTTGACTATATTTGCCCCGTTGCCTGGCAAGGGAGGACATCgtttgtgatgtggatgaggtgatgtgGCCAGACCCCAATAGAAGGTGTGATCCCTAAAATGACTGTactgtaattattttctttgtttgttgttgttgctggaaACATCTTCAATAGCAACAAATAATCTAATTTTGTGTTGCTTGAACTGTTAGAAGATATACTGCACTTGAACAATTTTTCACAGAAGCCTggatgagaaaataaaaaggtcGACAAAGTACAAACGACAGCCGTGTTTTGAATACAGTTGACTAGTGTGTTGTTGCTGCTTTGAATTTGTaacgtgcatgtgtgtttcctATGGATCCAAAAAATACCTTttgaattacagttttttacaataacATTGGCACTAATTTCAGAACATTGAcgtcatttttcaaaactctagacaCAAAACTCACAACCAATGATcaaaatgcacatttttcaaaactctaacaCTTTTTTCAATTGCTTGGATACAATACACATAAAACTAAGATAATTTGTTAATTTAACAGAAATCACCTGTTCAATATGACACTACTTAACATCAAAGTACTACTATTTCAAAAGGCAattcacacattacatttcagatGAGTGTCTATTCATTTCATTACAATTATCCAACTATCAATTGATACAACTGCTCAAAATGATAAGTAACTGTTGCATTACTCTTAATGCATAGTTGTATGGAAACAGACAAATAATATTCCATGTTTAGATCATGAAAGTTTCAAGATAACGAGATTCATTGTCACCAATTAGCGTGGAGCATGAACCAATTAGACTACATTATCTATGGATGTAATATTTCATCATCATTCTTTATCAGACACCGTTTCAATGGTCCCATGTACCACCTTTTCAGACTATTTACAGTATTGACAGTACTGCACTGTATGGATGCAGGCCCTTCTAATTGCTTGTCCAATCCTGCCAACTCGTTACTGATGACTGAGTTCACATTGTGGAGCGAGTATATAAAGAATTGATTGGGATCCACTTGCAACAACATAGTGATACGTAACATGGAGCCGACAGGTGATCCAGGTCACAGTAGAGGTCAAGCAGTGgtgggaggaagacgaggaagaCAAAGGAATGGCAGGGGACCAGCACCCCTTCTGAGAGGTGGTCATGGGTCTCGTTTGAGAGGGGTGGGGGAACGTGGTAGAGGACAAGGCCACGGACCAAGACAGCGGCAGCAACAGCAAAGAGTGTCCAATGAAATGCGAGCAATAGTTGTAGACCAGGTCATAGATCATGGCATGACAATGACTGAAGCGGCTACAATGATACAACCAAACAACAGAAGGTCAACAGTGGCCTCAATAATCAGAACTTTCCGCAATGAGAACCGGTAAGTCGTCAGCATGCACTAAACATTATGCTACTCTCAATTGTCAAATGACTGCATACCAATGTGTATCACAGAGTAGGTGATGTGACCAATTGTCTTCTTACTGTAATGTTCCCTGTAGAATTGAGACTAGACCAAATAGGGGAGGCCGAGGCAAAATTCGGACTGACCAACAAGAGCAGGCTGTGGTCAATTTGGTTCGGGCCAGAAATGATATTCGCCTTACAGAAATTCGCCAGCATATCTTGGACAATGAagacatgtttaacaatgtggaATCTGTAAGTTTGCCCACAATTGCACGCATGCTGAAaaggcaccaggtgtctttaaaACAACTATACCATGTGccttttgaaagaaatgcagACAGAGTGAAGCAAATGAGGACTGAGTATGTTCTGGTATGTTCAGTTTCTAGATGGCTGCTGTAATAAAATTCCCCCAAAATTCTACATTGTATAGTAATCAGTAAAtctctttccaaaatgtatttttagggGGTGATGGAGCTGGATGCTGATGACAACCATCACAAATTCATATATTTGGATGAGGCAGGCTTTAACCTGGCCAAGACAAGGAGGAGGGGTCGGAATTTCATTGGCCAGCAGGCAACCAGCCAAGTACCTGGAAACGTGGGGCCAACATTACCATGTTGTGATATCAGAAGATGGTGTGATGGGACGCAGACCTCATATTGGATCATATAATGCAGCTCTCCTTGTAACCTTCCTTGATGAGCTCAATCAGGTtggtagagctgatggcgtgacccatgtcattgtgtgggacaatgtcaggttccaccatgctCATGTGGGGCAAGCATGGTTTCAGGCCCATGCACAATTTACCCCCCTGTATTTACCCCCATACTCTCCTTTCCTTAACCCCATTGAGGAATTTTTCTCcacatggagatggaaggtATATGATAGGCCCCCTCATGAACAAGTCACTCTTCTCCAGGCCATGGATGACGCATTTAATGACATCACGGCAGACCAGTGTCAGGCCTGGATTCGCCATGCCCAAAGGTTGTTTGGCTAATGAAAACATCCATTGTGATGTAGATGAGAACCTGTGGCCCAATCCACAAGACAGAGTTGATTAAAATATAGAAGTACAGTAATCACTCctatgttttgctttttacaGTACAAGCAAACAAGTTGAGGAACACtgcatttgatgttttacagtacTGTCTTTTCTATTTCGTGGCtaattattttgctttgattcaaataaacctatgttgtgattgtactgtattgtttttcatcaatacatttcagattttgttCAATGATTCCACTGTGTCTGTAGTATTCCCTCTACTACTGCAGTACTTCTACATGGATGTATTTACATGTAGTACCATAATGAAACATGTATCACCTATTTTGTACTACAATATTTAATGACTGTACGAACAATGACACAGTGAAACTATCGGTTGTTTGTGTGATCTAAATTACAGCTTTTTACagtcgctaggacacatttcccaatacttaggtcactttttcaaaactcttcacacagtgagcACAACAGAAGTATAAGTGGGCTAAACTGAGGATCAATTATCATCgctttggcacaaaatgcattcaatgactacatctttcaaattacattaattattttctcacttTGACACAACAACCACCAAAACTCTGTATACTTTTTGCACATGCTGTTTTcagttcaaaacaataacataatacaaaactgACTAAGACAGCAATTTGCTACAAATCTACAGTAATATTTTAAcggaatatattttaaatcttaaaattagatgttataaaaacaattggacaattggaccaaccacagctgattctcattgtagatgaacatctacacaggtgttactctttcaatttcattactaaaggagacaactgctgagtagttttgcattgtgatgtAAACATGGACACAGCCAGAAATAGACAAGTGGCTGAAAGAGGATGAAGAGTGGCTGGGAGGGGGCGAGGAATACGTGTGCGTGGTGGAAGAAGAACAAGAGGAAGATCAAGAGCGGCAGTCTCAGATGAGATCAGAGCTACTGTAATTGATCATGTAGTAAATCATGGTCTCTCaatgagagaggctggtcagagagtGCAGCCAAATCTGCAACGCTCAACAGTGGCATCTATTGTTAGAGTTTTCtggcaaaccaacaggtaacttTTATTCTGCAAAGGCATTTGACTGAGTTGCACATTACAGAAGTAAATAGACTTGTGTGTAATTGCTTTTGCATATCTGCTTAGGACTCACTGGTTACCTcacacaggtgggagaggaaggatgtTCACTGATGTGCAGGAAACTGCCGTTGTTGATGTGGTCATCAGAAACAATGGCATAAAACTGAGATTCGAGTCTTGGCAGACAACGTTACTTTTACAAATATTCACAGTGTAAGCATAACAACTATGTCTAGAGTCCTGAAAAAACATCAGGTAAGGATGAAACAGTTGTACACTGTGCCTTTTGAGAGGAACTCTGAACATGTCAAGCAACTCAGGAACCAATATGTCCAGGTAAGATCACAATAATATACAAAACTGTTtttgaacaaaaccaaacacacaaagacaactttttaggtaATGTTTACAACTGTAGCAGCTTATGTTGCCTTGTGGATTTACTTTAGAAAGTCATGGAGATTGAAGGCAAACAACCCCACATtttcatctttgtggatgagGCGGGTTTCAACTTGGCCAAAACACGGCGACGAGGAAGGAATGTGATTGGGAAGAGAGCCACAGTGGATGTCCCGGACCAGAGGGGTGCCAAGATCACAATGTGCACCGCAATATCCATTGATGGACTgttgttacacaaaccactgaTTGGGCCATACAACACTGAACGTCTCCTTGCGTTCCTGCATGACCTCATTTGAAGGGTTGTGCTAGGTGAGGAAAGGGATGGTGAGAAGAAATCAgccaacatttataattgtatggGACAATGTGGCATTTCACCACTCCTGTGCAGTCACCGAGTGGTTTGCAGCCCATCCCAGAAAGGTGTCACTTTTCCTCCCACCttactctccattcctcaaccccatagaggaattattttcctcatggaggtggaaggtttatgaaCACCATCCACATGATCAAATATCCCTCCTGGACGCAATGAATACTGGATGCCTGGACAtatcagcagaacattgccagGGGTGGATCAGGTATGCCAGAAGATTCTTTCCTAGGTATATTGCCCTGGATGACATaagatgtgatgtggatgagaatctGTGGCCAAATGGAGAAGACCGAGTAGATTAGCATTACTATTGTATCTGTATCAGTGGATGGTGTGTataaaaattattgtattttggaattactcagtgcaaaaaaatataaattaataaaagacataaaatatattgaagcATTCTGTATCATGTCTGATTCATTCCAATAACATATATTGCAGTGAATTATAAACAGAGATGCGTCCTTGttttacacaagaaaacattgtaaaatgctacctgttgttagtgttttatttaggacattgttttgtgggtgacaaagtgtgtttgttgtctgtcaaccTTTGCTAGTGTTCTGGAAGAATGAGTTGATTTGAGACATGTAGGAAGTGATTTGGTAGTTTTagtgcattttgaaagtgaaatgaactgctgtGCCGAGCTGATAGTTGGTTTGgagaactgtgtgaagagttttgaaaaagtgacctaagCATTGGGAAATGTGCCCTAGCGACTGTAAAAAACGGAACATTTTCAATGGTgtttcacaatacatttgttttttgaacCAATGATTGTGCAAGTGCAACATTTCTTTAAAGATATGAATgcacaatgcaatgttttgaacattGGACAGCCTGTGTTACAAGTGATGACCGTTTTGAGTTTTAtgtctagagttttgaaaaataacgtcaaggttctgaaattagtgccaaagcgattgtaaaaaactgtgtAAGAGTTAAGTTTTGATTGCAGAATGTCAGATGTTAATCTCCTAGTGTTGTGTCTAGTTTTCTTGTGTGTAGAATTTTGACATGATGAGCCCAATTCTGCAGTTTGTGTGTTAgcaattgggaaaaactgtaaacacgGCACACATGACCCCCATTTCCTAATTTCTCACTTCcccattctctctgtctttactccctctcttcccctgtcCACCGCTGATTCTCTTCCCCTGTCCCCCGTTTTGGCCGCCATCTTTATTTCAAACCAGCCTCCATTAAAGATTCAAAGAGCTAAGAGTCTGTATAACAGCATCAGtctgtgggtgggggtggggggggtggagaagGAGACAAGCGCTACAGAGGGAGTAGGATGGggagtttatttttaaatgaacaccACATTACGACACTCTCCGTCACTTACATTGTGTGTCATCTAGAAAGGAAATAAGGGAAGAGAGCTTGAGAAGGAATGGCAGActgagaaggaatgggaaatgGGGTGATGAGTAGAAAGGAACCAGTGAGACCACTTAGGAGTAAGTGCATTGTATCCTGCTTGGGAGAGcagcagcgtgtgtgtgtgtctgtgtgcgggtatctgtgtgtgtgtgtctcgtgtgtgcgtgtgtgtgtgtatgtgatgggGATGGGGATTCAGTTAGTGGGCAGTGTGTTGTAACAGTTACATGTGGTTGTGCGTGGCAAAGCAGGATTGGAGTTATAATACTGGGGTTGTAATACTGTCAGGAATCAGCCCTCCTGAGCCctgtgtttttccctttcctttTGTGTCTCTCACGGCCTCTGGTTCCTTATGTTTgcgttttgtttgtttctatgttTGTCTGTCGttacatctccccgagtaccagtctccttgttcccggcaCTCCCTGAAGGCAACCCTGCACCAGAGCACCCGTAATccccactgatcctgagcacctgcaccagtctatacacctggggggctgttttccactctccctataaatggGAGAGGCCTGCTTTCAGTCGCTGCTGGATTATTGTAAAGCCACACCCTTGATCCGAGACCCATCCTGCACCTTCCTCCCAACTACCTGGATCACCTATCTGCCTTCCAGTTATCGATCCTTtgcctggactgactccccgctctgttgaccgaaccctgcctgaccctctgaccattcttgcctcccggactttGTACCACTGCTACCCACTATTCACCCTCCAACAATGCACTCATACCcgctatccaccctccaacaatacactcatacccactatccaccctccaacaatacactgcTACCCACTAtacaccctccaacaatacactcatacccactatccaccctccaacaatacacacatacccactatccaccctccaacaatacactcatacccactatccaccctccaacaatacacacatacccactatccaccctccaataatacactcatacccactatctaccctccaacaatacactcatacccactatccaccctccaacaatacactcatacccgCTAtacaccctccaacaatacactcatacccactatccaccctccaacaatacactcatacccactatccaccctccaacaatacactcaaacccactatccaccctccaacaatacactcatacccactatccaccctccaacaatacactcatacccactatccaccctccaacaatacacacatacccactatccaccctccaataatacactcatacccactatctaccctccaacaatacactcatacccactatccaccctccaacaatacactcatacccgCTAtacaccctccaacaatacactcatacccactatccaccctccaacaatacactcatacccactatccaccctccaacaatacactcaaacccactatccaccctccaacaatacactcatacccactatccaccctccaataatacactcatacccactatctaccctccaacaatacactcatacccactatccaccctccaacaatacactcatacccgCTATACACCCTCCAGtaatacactcatacccactatccaccctccaacaatacactcatacccgTTGTGGCAAGCCCAGTGGTGTGGGCTTCCACGTCACCAGTTCAATAACACAAGCCGGCACTAGGAATACAGTTGAACACAGTTGGAAAGTTTATTAAGGATTATTCAcagcgggtggggggggggggtttgccaGTACTTCACCGTCCACAATCCGTTCTCGTCGTCTGCTATCCACAGGTAATCCACAAACAGGTCCTCATCCAAAACAGTTCGGTACACAGggggttagtcagtcagtccagGTCACACCACTTAGTCACACAGTTTAGTTCAATATTCTCTTCACTACTCTACACATGCTGTCCCCCAccgtcttctctcctcctctcccgttctctgtcctctctctcccttcaaaACCACCTGCTTCCCTTTTTCCCTCCAAAACCTAATCACCCAATTAATCCCAGCCTCTCCGTGTTGGAAGAGGAAGTCCATATAAGGCTCGGGGGTGGACACCTTCCTTCAATGAccactcccctcccctctccctgcaATCCACCTCACCGTCTATGTATTTCTAcgtatctccactgtcatctcaGACTACTACGATAAACATCACCATTGTCCTTTTCACCCCTgttgtctgtatctgcttctggatccttacctctgtcctgagtcccagGAGTCAAATACTGGGGCTGTAATACTGGGGTTTTAATATTGGGGTTGTAATATTGGGGTTATAATACTGGGGTTGTAATACTGGGGTTGTAATATTGGGGTTGTAATATTGGGGTTGTAATATTGGGGTTGTAATACTGGGGTTGTAATAATGGGGTTTTAATAATGGGGTTGTAATAATGGGGTTGTAATAATGGGGTTGTAATACTGGGGTTGTAATATTGGGGTTGTAATACTGGGGTTGTAATATTGGGGTTGTAATACTGGATTTTGTCGTTTTAAAGCAGGGATGCTCAACACTGTTCCCAGAATCCTTTGGGTTTTCTCTTCGGTCTAAACTGAACACACCCGATGCTAAAAGGATTCTGGATGAAAAGCGAAATCAGGTTGGTCACAAACGGGGTCACGACCACTAGCTTGGGACGCCCTGAGCTCCCAGACCCCTGTACAGATCTATAGATCTAGTGACATTAGTTTTACATCACTGCCTGTCTTTTAGGACAGGACAAGGTTTCTGAGCACTGAGCTGTCTCACCGTATTCGCTTGTCCGTCCACAAAGCGAACTTCGCTGCCTCTGTAGTGCCCTTGTTTTGACTACAAACCATCATGTTGTTTACCTCCCtggagggtggggggtggggtcaaAAGTAATCGCCGTGGTAACCGGTCTGTGCGTATGTATAATTTATGCTGTCACAGGGACGCGTGTCCCTGCAGTAAATTAGTCAGGGTTGTCCCGGTCACGGGTAACCGTGCCTGTCTACCTTACCGACGGTGACGCCAGACAACGCACGTGTGATTACGTATGATCTGATGTCTGTGTTATTGCATTATGTATCGCGTGTCGTCTGACAACACTACCGCCAGTAGCACAGACTAGGCCCAGGTAGACAGTGACCTTACGGGCAGGCAGTGACCTTACGGGGGCAGACAGTGACCTTACGGGGTAGACAGTGACCTTACGGGGGCAGACAGTGACCTTATGGGGGCAGACAGTGACCTTACGGGGCAGACAGTGACCTTACGGGGGCAGACAGTGACCTTACAGGACAGGCAGAGATCCTATAGACCAGGCTAGGGAAAGAGGCCACACGGGTCATCACAGGTAGGACACAGGCCAACCTCCGCCCCCTTTCTCTGTTTCACTCAATAACTTTCTGGGTTTCAGTTACTCCTCTCCTTGGACTGCTTTTTCTTGTTGCCTGGACGTTCTGAtcgatcacacacacacaaacacaccgccACCACTCATTAAATGGGTGAAAATTGCAATTTTCCTGGCTGTCTCTGTTTGTcctgtctttttctcctctttctcttttgtctgtctttctcctgtctctctccctcttgttTGTCTCTATTTCTCCTGTGTCTCTTTATTCTTTATACTTCTTTAAAAATAGTGCACTAACTCAGAACATATGATGTCCTTTCTGACCTTCCTGTCATAACCTGATATAATGTCCTCTCTGACCTTCCTGTCATAACCTGATATGATGTCCTCTCTGACCTTCCTGTCATAACCTGATATGATGTCCTCTCTGACCTTCCTGTCATAACCTAAGATTATGTCCTCTCTGACCTTCCTGTCATAACCTGATATAATGTCCTCTCTGACCTTCCTGTCATAACCTGATATGATGTCCTCTCTGACCTTCCTGTCATAAGCTAAGATTATGTCCTTTCTGACCTTCCTGTCATAACCTGATATGATGTCCTCTCTGACCTTCCTGTCATAAGCTAAGATTATGTCCTTTCTGACCTTCCTGTCATAACCTGATATGATGTCCTCTCTGACCTTCCTGTCATAACCTAAGATTATGTCCTTTCTGACCTTCCTGTCATAACCTGATATGATGTCCTCTCTGACCTTCCTGTCATAACCTGATATGATGTCCTCTCTGACCTTCCTGTCATAACCTGATATGATGTCCTCTCTGACCTTCCTGTCATAACCTGATATGATGTTCTTTCTGACCTTCCTGTCATAACCTGATATGATGTCCTCTCTGACCTTCCTGTCATAACCTGATATGATGTTCTTTCTGACCGTCCTGTCATAACCTGCACTCTGATTAGCATTTGATTGGCAGGTGTCCCAGGAAACAttgctcctccctctcctgtgaTTGGCAGGTTGTCTTCCATGCTTCAACTAATCAGCAACGTGGTTCACTCATCCTCTGACAGTACTGACCCATAGAGAATGATAGAGGCCTTCAAGGGCTTCAAATGTAATTCAGTGCTTAAAAAGTGCCTAAAATGTGAGTTTACATTACATAGTCATTCTAGTAATTTATCTGTtgatttacaatacattttaacatacattaaatattgCATAGGTTTGGAACCTACAGAGATgtacaatgtttattttgtgtgttcgACGGGGGAAGGGGAGGGATAAAATGAACCATTTGTTTGCCATGACAGTGCTAGATTGGATTAAGCCAGGACACATGTTTATTCTAAAGACGGCACCCTATCCAACACAATACACCCTTCACTACCCTGCCTCACCAGGATTTGATGTCGAAACGAGAGCGAacagtgccccctgctggtcGTTCAACACCACATCCAGCTGCAACTGGACTCCCATCCAGAGGCCCACCAGGGCCGACCTTGCCTGGCTGCAGAGGTCAGCCTGCAGAGCTGGTGCAGGGCATTAGGGGACTCCAATGGGTGATGGCTCCTGACGACCTAGTTTGGTGCCACGTCCACCACTGTAGATTTGCCTGAATGGGGCTGCCGGTGTGCTCACAGTGACAGGCGCCATAATGAAAACTGTACAGGGGCGAATTCTTCATGCAGTTCTCACTGCAGTCCGGGACGCTGACGTCAGCATAATCCTACACCTCTCTGAGACTTTAATTTAATGATACGGAAATTAAATCcaaactaattctaagcttcTTTGACTAACAAATGAGATGCATTCCTAGGAGGAGAAAATGAAGTAAATGCATTCACATTAGTTAGGGGATAAATAATCACACATGGCCATTATTCCCGAGTCGACCACAGATCATTGTGACACTGTTTTAATTGGATGCTTCTAATATCCTTATACACAGAATAATGTGAAGATAGTGACACTGTTTTAATGGGATGCTTCTAATGTCCTTATACACAGAATCCGTGAATGTCTGTCATGTGAAGATATGGTTTCCCATAGAAACATAGACAAGACAACTAAGAAAGGGGTTTATACTATTAGACCTTCTATCCTGGACATGACACATCATGATAAAATATATGACTCGCAGGCTCCCCCTGGTGGCTGCTTAACTGTGAGTTCCAGACACTGTGATGTACATTGCATTATCTTCATTTAAACAATGAAATGTTAAAAGCAACATATTgatttttgaaaaacatttcctgaaagacAGGACTAGCTTTCAGTAAATGCAACTGCTGTGTTTCTGTCACCAAACACAGTTGCAACACGCCAAATTAACCACTTCCCTTTGGGCCTCCATTTGCATGTTCACATATATGCATCCCCCCTTTTGGACAAGTGACCCAAGCTGGGGGTGTTAAAAGGATTGACCGTGTAGGGGGacaagtgtcccaaagctgGGGGAGTTAAATGGATTGAGGATGTAGGGGACAAATGTCCCAAAGCTCTGGGAGTTAAAAGGTTTGAGGATGTAGGGGACAAGTGTCCCAAAGCTTGAGGAGTTAAAATGATTGAGGGTTTAGGGGACAAGTGTCCCAAAGCTTGAGGAGTTAAAAGGATTGAGGGTGTAGGGGACAAATGTCCCAAAGCTCAGGGAGTTAAAAGGATTGAGGGTGTAGGGGACAAATGTCCCAAAGCTCAGGGAGTTAAAAGGATTGAGAGTGTAGGGAGCTAATTAGTGGCCCCTTCCAGAGTTTGGTATATTATGTCTGACTTTGTTATATTTTGTCTGAGTTTGTTATGTTATGTCTGAGTTTATGTTATCTCTGATTTTATGTCATGTCTGAGTTTATGTTATGTCTGAGTTTATATGTTATGTCTGAGTTTATGTCATGTTATGTCTGAGTTTATATGTTATGTCTGAGTTTGTCCTATTATGTCTGAGTTGATGCAAATTTACAAAGAATAGTGGAAAAGCATAACCAATTATTAATATCTGATTTCGGGACAAAATATGTCAAATATACCTCCTAAATTAACTTTTTTCATCTTGTAAAACGACTGAACggatttgtttatttcactctTGTGCgtatttgttttaaaagggAAACACGAATTGCATCGTTCAAGGTGTTCCTAAGTGGCTGGGTTCACTGATCTTGTCGTCACTGTGGATGTCAGCCTCCTCCAGAGAGTGGCGTTTTCAGCCAGCCATGAAAATGGAGAGCTTTATGACAAAACCTGAAGGTTGTATTCATCaaatcatagactgtatataaaatggacgacgccctttcgctcttttccattggtgaaaaatgaagccaccagtgtcctgatacggcgctgacatcttggacttgcgtctgcgcagatagcgatcttgggaccagttctgcgcagtagttatgcgcagtagcgagaaggaagtaaagccataaagccgcgaaatcaacggc
This genomic window from Esox lucius isolate fEsoLuc1 chromosome 7, fEsoLuc1.pri, whole genome shotgun sequence contains:
- the LOC105028496 gene encoding uncharacterized protein LOC105028496, with the translated sequence MEPTGDPGHSRGQAVVGGRRGRQRNGRGPAPLLRGGHGSRLRGVGERGRGQGHGPRQRQQQQRVSNEMRAIVVDQVIDHGMTMTEAATMIQPNNRRSTVASIIRTFRNENRIETRPNRGGRGKIRTDQQEQAVVNLVRARNDIRLTEIRQHILDNEDMFNNVESGVMELDADDNHHKFIYLDEAGFNLAKTRRRGRNFIGQQATSQVPGNVGPTLPCCDIRRWCDGTQTSYWII